In Oscillatoria sp. FACHB-1407, one DNA window encodes the following:
- the brxF gene encoding BREX-3 system P-loop-containing protein BrxF has translation MNDHLERIVQAVQQINQAPELHRHRLILVVVAAMQTLSFQEIADQLGFHYINVNFELSQRLLEVSKQQQPIKAFRLLNDEIIGQPVQQGLVLDHFEILFDPGLRLDPMRYLLDVSRYYTVVARWNGSYDKGYLVYAEPGHPEYVQYQPKDGVIISVESNP, from the coding sequence ATGAACGATCATCTAGAAAGGATTGTCCAAGCTGTTCAGCAGATTAATCAAGCTCCTGAGCTACACCGTCATCGGCTTATTTTAGTTGTCGTAGCAGCCATGCAGACATTGTCATTCCAGGAGATAGCCGATCAGCTTGGGTTTCATTACATAAACGTTAATTTTGAGCTAAGCCAACGGCTGCTAGAGGTTTCTAAACAGCAGCAGCCCATTAAAGCATTCAGATTACTTAATGATGAAATTATTGGGCAACCTGTCCAGCAGGGATTAGTCTTAGATCACTTTGAGATTCTCTTCGATCCGGGTTTGAGACTCGACCCAATGAGGTATCTGCTCGACGTTTCTCGGTACTATACGGTAGTAGCAAGATGGAATGGCTCCTACGATAAGGGGTACTTGGTTTATGCTGAACCTGGACACCCTGAGTATGTCCAATATCAACCGAAAGATGGGGTGATTATAAGTGTAGAATCAAACCCTTG